The Ailuropoda melanoleuca isolate Jingjing chromosome 4, ASM200744v2, whole genome shotgun sequence region GATCCCTGACCTGTTCCCACTGAGCCTTTGCTTCTgtggtgccccccacccccaccccgagagCCTTTCCGGCTCCTGGTGCGCCCCATGCTTATCTCCTGGCTGGCCGTGTGCATGGGGAAAGCCCCACCACGGTGGCCCCCAGCACGGCTGCTGAGTCCTCTGAGCGCTGGCCAAGTGACCGCCGCCGCCCTTTGGCGTGAAACTGCAGGGGCCCGGGCAGCCCGTGCCTGATGCCGCCTCGCAGGCTCACCGGCGTGGATCCCTCCACAGACACCCGCAGGGACGCGCACACACACGGGCAGGGTCCCTGCCAGTCCCCAGGCCTGCCCCCACGTCTCTTCACCACACCACAAGGCTTAATTTCCGGAAACTTTTCCTGTTTGTGACACCGACCCGGTCCCCACCTCAGAGGGTGCAGAGTGGGGCCTCCGCAGTCAGCCTGACTAGGGGTGAGCTCCGCCTGCTCCCTGACTCAAGGGGCCcctgcaagcctcagtttcctcatctgtacagtgggTGCCCTGGAGGGCTCACTACTCAGCTACCAGGAGGGCTGCACAGGAGGGCAGGTGTGGGGTGAGGGGACAGGCTCTGGGGCCTTTGGCTGCGGTTGGGGGTGGGCGCTGAGTTAGATCGTGCAGACGTGTGCTGAGACCCACCATTGCATGTgcgcaggcacacacacacacacaactgcacGCACACACTTGCTCACAGCCACACCCAGCGCCTCACACCCTTCCTGCCGACTCAAAGGACCCTGAGCTGCCCAGCGCGACCCAGGGAAACCACACACAGCAGGTCCTCAGCCACACTGGGACGGGCCCAGGGCGGACCGCGGGGTCGCCACCGCCGCGTCCTGACACGGACCCGGTCTCCACAACGCCCGGACACCCAGCACCTGGCTGCGGGACCGGCGCATGGGGACACACCCACAGCAGGGCGGGCCACCGCAGGACACACCCTGGCCGCGCTCACGCCCCGCCCCTAACCTGGCGGCCGGGCCTCACCTGGAGACGATGACCGGTGTGACGCGCTGGGGTCGCCGCGGGCGGGCGTGCTGGGTCCGGGGCCGTGCCCAGGCCGGGAAAGGCGAAGCGGGGAGCAGGACAGCCCGGCCTCCCCGGAACCCTTGGGGAAACCGAGTCACGGCCGGGGGCGGGCCGCCCAGAGGACCCCGGTGCTGCCACGTCCCCGCAGGGCACAGATGGAGGGCGCGGCAGCTCTGGACGCCGGGGTGCGCGAGGTCCTccggggctggaggaggggcgaCGAACCCTCGCGGCCCGGAGCGGGGGTGGTCCGCGGGGGCTAAAAATAGCCCAGGCCGGGGGCTGCGCTCCGCAGCCAGCGCCCTGTCCgtccttgtctgtctgtctctcggTCCGTCCCTaccggcccctccccctgcactggCCACGCCCCTCTGGCCAGGCCCGGCTGATAGGGGTCAGTGGGCGCCCCCCGGCCCGCCCGGGGGAGTGAGAGCGTCCCCCTGGGCGCAGGGACAGGAATGCGGGTGGCCGGCGCCCACTCGGGAGCTTTCGGCCCCGGGCCCGCCCGAGCCGGGCCCCCTCTTTGCGCTCCCGCCGACAGGCCCCGCATTATTCACCATCTGGGCAGCACCCAAGGCCGGCAGGCGGAATCAGCCCCCGAGGCGTCCAGACCCCCGCCCAGGGCTCTACGCTGGCGAACCTGGTGGgctggggcctggcacacagtaggtacccAATCAATGCAGGGTCTGTTTAGGGGGGGGGCGCCGACATGCTCAGGGCGCAGCTCTGTGGGCATCCTGTTGGGGCAGGCTTTCTCGGATCAGGTCAGTGGCGGGGGGGTGGGTCTGGCATTCCAGGGGGAGGGTCCTTTGAGGACAAAGGCTTGGAGATGGCGGTTGGTCTGGAGACGGAAGGGCAAcccctgcggggggggggggggggggggggtcggtGAGGAGGTccgttccccacccccctccatccccAACCCCTGTGCAGGGTGGGAAGGAAGCCCAGGCCAGTGACCCGCAGAGGGAGGGCGGGTGAACCCAGGGAACTGGAAGCGGGGCTTGACAAGGGGCTCCCAGGCAGCGTCGGCTTTCTTGAAGACCCCCAGACCCAGTGCTCTGGGCTGGGGTCTCATGGGTCACAAAAGTAGAGGGTGACGAGGCCAGGCGTGGCTGGAGCCAAGGCCCCCAGAGGCTACCCTGGAGAAAAGTGAAGTTGGGCCTCAGGTGGGCGAAGGGGGTCCACAGGCCCGAGGTCAGCCTTTGAAGCCGCATGAAGACGAGGATTTGGGCATGAAGGGGCGACCCTGGACCTCACCGGCCCCAAGTTCGGGCCTGCAGTGGGCCAGGACTAGCTGGTTTGGACTTGACCCTGCCCCACCCAGTCCTTGCGGGCCTGGGAAGGACACTCGAGGTCTGGCTCTGAGTGAGGGGGCCGtgcttctgccctcccctgccctgcgtGTCCTGACACCCTTTtctggctccccaccccaccatcctTCCGGCCTCCAGGCCTTAGCGCACACCCCACCCAGCGTCCTTCCAGACGGCCCCTCCCCTGTCCTATCCCATTGTCTGAGGCACTGAGGATTCAGCGGTTAACTCTTA contains the following coding sequences:
- the LOC117801828 gene encoding basic proline-rich protein-like, whose amino-acid sequence is MTGVTRWGRRGRACWVRGRAQAGKGEAGSRTARPPRNPWGNRVTAGGGPPRGPRCCHVPAGHRWRARQLWTPGCARSSGAGGGATNPRGPERGWSAGAKNSPGRGLRSAASALSVLVCLSLGPSLPAPPPALATPLWPGPADRGQWAPPGPPGGVRASPWAQGQECGWPAPTRELSAPGPPEPGPLFALPPTGPALFTIWAAPKAGRRNQPPRRPDPRPGLYAGEPGGLGPGTQMPSHWRETEWDRVQPPAVRLGPEEVTRLKAAQRLGDVGLCEPQNPDRQTLLRGAGRCLDTARLGPSPAPRGLPRAQ